The Mesorhizobium sp. B1-1-8 genome contains a region encoding:
- a CDS encoding fatty acid desaturase family protein has protein sequence MAKKRDYSLVGESTRLAIETGLASAEWYHTDVPRKVMKELMQRSDGPALRDTIIWIAAILGSAAGIIWFWGTWWVVPFLFVYGVLYGSSSDSRWHECGHGTAFRTRWMNDVVYHIASFMLMRNPVQWRWSHARHHTDTVIVGRDAEIAVMRPPDLLKAALAFIGILDFRYSLPTLVRQAFGKLSDDETSYVPETEQHKAVIAARWHIAVYIATIALAIALGSWLPLVLIGLPRLYGMWHMVMTGLLQHIGLADNVTDHRLNTRTVYMNPISRFIYWNMNYHVEHHMFPMVPYHALPKLHELIKHDLPAPNPSIWHAYREVWPVLLRQLKYEDYYLKRELPPTARPYRGEFHEIDMSAAAE, from the coding sequence ATGGCAAAGAAGCGCGACTACAGCCTTGTCGGCGAGAGCACCAGGCTGGCGATCGAGACCGGGCTTGCCTCGGCCGAGTGGTACCATACCGATGTGCCGCGCAAGGTGATGAAGGAATTGATGCAGCGCTCCGACGGGCCGGCGCTTCGCGACACCATCATCTGGATCGCCGCGATCCTGGGATCTGCCGCCGGCATCATCTGGTTCTGGGGCACGTGGTGGGTGGTGCCGTTCCTGTTCGTCTACGGCGTGCTCTATGGCTCGTCGAGCGACTCGCGCTGGCACGAATGCGGCCACGGCACGGCGTTCCGCACGCGCTGGATGAACGACGTCGTCTATCACATCGCCTCGTTCATGCTGATGCGCAACCCGGTCCAGTGGCGCTGGAGCCATGCCCGCCACCACACCGACACCGTCATCGTCGGCCGCGACGCCGAGATCGCCGTCATGCGGCCGCCCGACCTGCTGAAGGCGGCGCTCGCCTTCATCGGCATCCTCGACTTCCGCTATTCGCTGCCGACGCTGGTGCGCCAGGCGTTCGGCAAACTGTCGGACGACGAGACAAGCTACGTTCCGGAGACGGAGCAGCATAAGGCCGTGATCGCGGCGCGCTGGCATATCGCGGTCTACATCGCGACGATCGCTCTCGCGATCGCGCTTGGGTCATGGCTGCCGCTGGTGCTGATCGGCCTGCCGCGCCTTTACGGCATGTGGCACATGGTGATGACCGGACTGCTGCAGCATATCGGACTCGCCGACAACGTCACCGATCACCGGCTGAACACGCGCACCGTCTACATGAACCCGATCAGCCGCTTCATCTACTGGAACATGAACTACCATGTCGAGCATCACATGTTCCCGATGGTGCCCTATCACGCGCTGCCGAAGCTGCATGAATTGATCAAGCACGATTTGCCGGCGCCGAACCCGTCGATCTGGCATGCCTATCGCGAGGTCTGGCCGGTGCTGCTCAGGCAGCTGAAATACGAGGACTATTACCTCAAGCGCGAATTGCCGCCGACGGCCAGGCCCTATCGCGGCGAGTTTCATGAGATCGATATGTCGGCGGCGGCCGAATAG
- a CDS encoding 3-methyl-2-oxobutanoate hydroxymethyltransferase, with translation MSRKRPTVADLRAMKGKRQLTMLRVLTMDEAEAAERAGVDIVSVPPELVLNPQYRDAAPSLFTMPGENFFEIGTADDFLRWAFRLYKASADAVYCSAGYATIKRMADDAIPVIGHVGLIPSRATWTGGFKAVGKTADTAMQVFEAVKQLEAAGAVGAEIEVVPVEVAKAISERTSLIMLSMGAGTGCDAQYLFADDILGQNRGHMPRHSKVYRNFAAEYDRLQAERVAAFSEYVADVNSGAYPEDRHIVRMDPNELSLFMKKIHRS, from the coding sequence ATGAGCCGAAAGAGACCGACCGTCGCCGACCTGCGCGCCATGAAAGGCAAGCGCCAGCTGACCATGCTGCGCGTGCTGACGATGGACGAGGCGGAGGCCGCCGAACGGGCAGGGGTCGACATCGTCTCGGTGCCGCCGGAGCTGGTGCTCAATCCACAATATCGCGATGCCGCGCCCAGCCTGTTCACCATGCCGGGCGAGAATTTCTTCGAGATCGGCACGGCGGACGATTTCCTGCGCTGGGCCTTCCGCCTCTACAAGGCCAGCGCCGATGCGGTCTATTGCAGCGCCGGATACGCGACCATCAAGCGGATGGCGGACGACGCGATCCCGGTAATCGGCCATGTTGGCCTGATCCCGTCGCGCGCGACCTGGACTGGCGGCTTCAAGGCCGTCGGCAAGACCGCCGACACGGCCATGCAGGTGTTCGAGGCGGTGAAGCAATTGGAGGCGGCCGGCGCGGTCGGCGCCGAGATCGAGGTGGTGCCGGTCGAGGTGGCCAAGGCCATCTCCGAGCGCACTTCGCTGATCATGCTGTCGATGGGGGCGGGCACCGGCTGCGATGCGCAATATCTGTTTGCCGACGACATTCTCGGCCAGAACAGGGGCCACATGCCCCGTCATTCCAAGGTCTATCGCAACTTCGCCGCCGAATATGATCGGCTGCAGGCGGAGCGGGTGGCGGCATTTTCCGAATATGTCGCCGACGTCAACAGCGGCGCCTATCCGGAAGACAGGCATATCGTGCGCATGGACCCGAATGAGCTCAGCCTCTTCATGAAGAAGATTCATCGCAGCTAG
- a CDS encoding MocE family 2Fe-2S type ferredoxin codes for MADWVEACAVDDVEEEDVIRFDHGGRSFAIYRSPDDEFFATDGFCTHEKAHLADGLVMDDIIECPKHNGRFNYKTGQAKGAPVCVNLKIYPVKVEAGKVMIEID; via the coding sequence ATGGCCGATTGGGTTGAGGCATGCGCCGTGGACGACGTCGAGGAAGAGGATGTGATCCGCTTCGACCATGGCGGCCGCAGCTTCGCGATCTACCGCTCGCCGGACGACGAGTTCTTCGCCACCGACGGGTTTTGCACGCATGAGAAGGCGCATCTGGCCGACGGGCTGGTGATGGACGACATCATCGAATGCCCCAAGCACAATGGCCGCTTCAACTACAAGACCGGCCAGGCCAAGGGAGCGCCGGTCTGCGTCAACCTCAAGATCTATCCGGTCAAGGTCGAGGCCGGTAAGGTGATGATCGAGATCGATTGA
- a CDS encoding aldose 1-epimerase family protein, whose amino-acid sequence MVKLYGQTLSRRQVAERSGMLSQFAGVRLMTLGDGVERGIRMLEFRTGSGLRFTALIDRALDIADCEYKGQAIGWHSPSGFRNPGLHDYEGEDGFAWGRSFSGLLVTCGLDHILGRSEVPAENYYYPGRKTVTHSLHGRVGTIPARLTGYGESWEGDRCILWAEGIVQQASVFGEDLHLIRRIEADVGGSEIRLSDRVVNHGFHRTPHMYFYHINLGHPLLDEGSRYLAPIRDVVWAAHEGERYEAQKVGYRTVPAPQPGFSEQVWQHELGADTNGEVPVAVVNDRLGLGFDVVTRKDQLPCCYEWQNFQAGQYALGIEPSTHHVLGNLAARERGEMIWLEHGEARAYDAVFRVLDGKDAIADAEGRIMAVARQPEQDYPRPSSNFPRLAGRG is encoded by the coding sequence ATGGTGAAGCTCTATGGCCAGACGCTTTCGCGCCGGCAGGTCGCCGAACGCTCCGGCATGCTGTCGCAATTCGCCGGCGTGCGGCTGATGACGCTCGGCGACGGCGTCGAGCGCGGCATCCGCATGCTCGAATTCCGCACCGGTTCCGGCCTGCGCTTCACCGCGCTCATCGACCGCGCGCTCGACATCGCCGATTGCGAGTACAAGGGCCAGGCGATCGGCTGGCACTCGCCGAGCGGTTTTCGCAACCCCGGCCTGCACGACTATGAAGGCGAGGACGGCTTTGCCTGGGGCCGGTCCTTTTCCGGACTGCTGGTCACCTGCGGCCTCGACCACATTCTCGGCCGCAGCGAGGTGCCTGCCGAAAACTATTATTATCCTGGACGCAAGACGGTGACGCATTCGCTGCATGGCCGCGTCGGCACCATTCCGGCGCGGCTTACCGGCTATGGCGAAAGCTGGGAGGGCGACCGCTGCATTTTGTGGGCTGAAGGCATCGTCCAGCAGGCCAGCGTATTCGGCGAGGATCTGCATCTCATCCGCCGCATCGAGGCCGATGTCGGCGGCAGCGAGATCCGGCTCTCGGACCGCGTCGTCAACCACGGCTTCCACCGCACGCCGCATATGTATTTCTACCACATCAATCTCGGGCATCCGCTGCTCGACGAAGGCTCGCGCTACCTGGCGCCGATCCGCGACGTGGTCTGGGCCGCGCATGAAGGCGAGCGCTACGAAGCGCAGAAGGTCGGCTATCGCACAGTGCCAGCACCGCAGCCTGGCTTCAGCGAGCAGGTCTGGCAGCATGAGCTTGGCGCCGACACCAATGGCGAGGTGCCGGTCGCCGTCGTCAACGACCGGCTTGGCCTCGGCTTCGACGTCGTCACCCGCAAGGACCAGCTGCCTTGTTGCTATGAGTGGCAGAATTTCCAGGCCGGGCAGTATGCGCTTGGCATCGAGCCCTCGACGCACCATGTGCTCGGCAATCTTGCCGCGCGCGAGCGTGGCGAGATGATCTGGCTGGAGCACGGCGAAGCCAGAGCCTATGACGCCGTGTTTCGCGTCCTCGACGGCAAGGATGCGATTGCCGACGCAGAAGGCAGGATCATGGCCGTCGCCCGCCAGCCCGAGCAGGATTATCCTCGGCCTTCCAGCAATTTCCCAAGACTGGCGGGCAGGGGATGA
- a CDS encoding ATP-binding cassette domain-containing protein, translating into MMQEVLRLQNLQKSFGSVRALKNASLTLKEGEVVALLGDNGAGKSTLIKAISGVFPVDRGDIYVRGEKVSIRSTREAMDLGIETIHQDTSLAPDLSIARNLFLGREPVKLKWLGVFAPLDLAKLRDAASALLKRVGISKKLDANALVSTLSGGERQSIAISRAMQFAAKVIILDEPTNNLGVEETHGVLRFVKEMRAAGHSVLLITHNIHHVFEVADRIIVMRRGEIVAEQTVADTDLLTVESLITGADLLALMKRAH; encoded by the coding sequence ATGATGCAGGAAGTGCTCCGGCTGCAGAATCTGCAAAAATCCTTCGGCAGCGTGCGCGCGCTGAAGAACGCCTCGCTGACGCTCAAGGAAGGCGAGGTGGTGGCACTGCTCGGCGATAACGGGGCGGGCAAATCGACGCTGATCAAGGCGATCTCCGGCGTCTTCCCGGTCGATCGTGGCGATATCTATGTGCGCGGCGAGAAGGTCTCGATCCGCTCGACGCGCGAGGCGATGGACCTTGGCATCGAGACCATCCATCAGGACACCTCGCTTGCGCCCGACCTCAGCATCGCGCGCAACCTGTTCCTCGGCCGCGAGCCGGTCAAGCTCAAATGGCTCGGCGTCTTCGCGCCGCTCGACCTCGCCAAATTGCGCGATGCGGCTTCAGCGCTGCTCAAGCGTGTAGGCATCTCGAAGAAGCTCGACGCCAATGCACTAGTCTCGACGCTTTCCGGCGGCGAGCGGCAGTCGATCGCGATCTCGCGCGCCATGCAGTTCGCCGCCAAGGTGATCATCCTTGACGAGCCGACCAATAATCTCGGCGTCGAGGAAACGCATGGCGTGCTGCGCTTCGTGAAAGAGATGCGCGCGGCCGGGCATTCGGTGCTCCTGATCACCCACAACATCCACCATGTGTTCGAGGTTGCCGACCGCATCATCGTCATGCGCCGCGGCGAGATCGTAGCCGAGCAGACGGTCGCCGACACCGATCTCCTGACCGTGGAAAGCCTGATAACCGGCGCCGATCTGTTGGCCCTGATGAAAAGGGCGCACTGA
- a CDS encoding ABC transporter permease, protein MRSPQFSSFVILIVLLVVFALADGNFLSPLNISNMMAFLPELGIIALGMTLLLTAGEFDLSVGAVFALAPVVVMLLVQNAGIDIGVALLAGLLLCIAIGAINGVIVTKIGISSFLVTLSMLLIVRGAALYITQGFPLKSWDQPGFFVTLLAGSFNIGAFRFYTSLWWFIGLSLLAVYVLRYAKLGNWISAIGSNRNAAVARGVPADAVKIWLFILTSVLAGLAGMISAFRISAASPVAGTGYELEVIAMVVVGGTALTGGRGTILGTIVGALMLRAIRNGIVLVGVPGLAYNIFVGVIILAMLILHALLQKNAARS, encoded by the coding sequence GTCGCCGCTCAACATCTCCAACATGATGGCGTTCCTGCCGGAGCTCGGCATCATCGCGCTCGGCATGACGCTGCTTCTGACCGCCGGCGAATTCGACCTGTCGGTCGGCGCAGTCTTCGCGCTCGCCCCGGTGGTGGTGATGCTGCTGGTGCAGAATGCCGGTATCGACATCGGCGTCGCGCTGCTCGCCGGACTTCTGCTGTGCATCGCGATCGGCGCGATCAACGGCGTGATTGTCACTAAGATCGGCATCTCGTCCTTTTTGGTGACGCTGTCGATGCTGCTTATCGTGCGGGGTGCGGCGCTCTACATCACGCAGGGCTTTCCGCTGAAGTCCTGGGATCAGCCGGGCTTCTTCGTCACGCTGCTGGCCGGCAGCTTCAACATCGGCGCGTTCCGCTTCTACACCTCGCTCTGGTGGTTCATTGGGCTGTCGCTGCTTGCGGTCTATGTGTTGCGCTACGCCAAGCTCGGCAACTGGATCAGCGCCATCGGCTCCAACCGCAACGCGGCGGTGGCGCGCGGCGTGCCGGCCGACGCGGTCAAGATCTGGCTGTTCATCCTGACCTCGGTGCTCGCCGGGCTCGCCGGCATGATCAGCGCTTTCCGCATCTCGGCGGCTTCGCCGGTCGCGGGCACGGGCTACGAGCTGGAGGTGATCGCCATGGTCGTGGTCGGCGGCACGGCCCTGACGGGCGGCCGCGGCACGATCCTCGGTACCATCGTTGGCGCGCTGATGCTGCGGGCGATCCGCAACGGCATCGTGCTCGTCGGCGTGCCGGGGCTGGCCTACAACATCTTCGTCGGCGTCATCATCCTCGCCATGCTCATCCTGCACGCGCTGCTGCAGAAAAACGCCGCAAGGAGCTGA